A section of the Puniceicoccus vermicola genome encodes:
- a CDS encoding ExbD/TolR family protein yields the protein MKRNKILESEEKFEITSMIDVVFLLLIYFMFLPIQQEADLGITLPAEAPPAKNLELPSEHLVEIMPNGQVLLNRQPMGGVNSRELPGLRDTLARLKASSDRAGIKTVVTIDADPDSPHQRSIDVLNALKEAGVELVSFTMST from the coding sequence ATGAAGCGAAACAAAATTCTCGAATCGGAAGAAAAGTTCGAAATCACGTCGATGATCGACGTGGTCTTTCTCTTGTTGATCTATTTCATGTTCCTGCCCATCCAGCAGGAGGCCGACTTGGGGATTACCCTTCCCGCGGAAGCACCCCCCGCCAAGAATTTGGAACTTCCGAGTGAGCACCTCGTGGAGATCATGCCAAACGGGCAGGTACTTTTGAACCGCCAACCGATGGGGGGGGTGAACTCACGCGAGCTTCCAGGTTTGCGAGACACTCTCGCTAGGTTAAAGGCATCGTCGGATCGCGCAGGAATTAAAACAGTCGTTACTATTGATGCTGATCCGGATTCGCCTCATCAAAGATCCATCGATGTGTTGAATGCTCTCAAGGAGGCAGGTGTTGAGCTGGTTTCCTTCACCATGAGCACCTAA
- a CDS encoding ExbD/TolR family protein: MNTWTPSGDDEGFELTPMIDVVFLLIAFFMTITSEITEENIKIEVPIAVEAQVPEERGVRQTISIDASGNIFFGARQLAPDELADAIRVSLENSPDTRVYLRADARTPHRYVQDVMQATANAGLYDLIFATNQE, from the coding sequence TTGAATACTTGGACACCCAGCGGAGACGACGAAGGATTTGAGCTCACGCCGATGATTGACGTGGTCTTCCTCCTGATTGCCTTCTTCATGACCATCACGAGCGAGATCACCGAAGAGAACATCAAGATAGAGGTACCGATCGCGGTCGAGGCACAGGTTCCCGAAGAACGAGGAGTCCGACAGACCATCTCGATCGATGCTTCGGGAAATATCTTCTTTGGCGCTCGGCAGTTGGCTCCGGATGAGTTGGCCGATGCGATACGGGTCTCGCTCGAAAATAGTCCGGATACTCGCGTATATCTGCGAGCGGATGCCCGGACTCCTCACCGCTATGTTCAGGACGTCATGCAGGCGACCGCTAACGCGGGTCTTTATGACCTGATCTTCGCGACCAACCAGGAGTAG
- a CDS encoding MotA/TolQ/ExbB proton channel family protein, whose product MTNPKAKFIFTLLAAMMASALFSGATYGQEDTGEVIIEESADDGVEVADTGRSLIDMVKVGGWAMYPLGALSIAGLGLIVYNFIAIRPKKLLNIDVVEQVSEKTKAFQIDEARQICAENPSPLTNICDAGLERVTEDFVDAEAMEKAMEEASVEELSGPFVYINYLSVVASLSPMVGLLGTVSGMVKAFNAIAAQGVGQPQALANNISEALITTATGMIVGIPAMFFFFYFKNKYGKITASVSRIIGDFHHEFVAALRKSQG is encoded by the coding sequence ATGACAAACCCTAAAGCTAAGTTTATCTTTACCCTTCTCGCTGCTATGATGGCCAGCGCTCTTTTTTCGGGAGCGACCTATGGTCAGGAAGATACTGGAGAGGTTATCATAGAAGAATCCGCCGATGACGGCGTGGAAGTTGCGGATACCGGTCGCAGCCTGATTGACATGGTCAAAGTGGGGGGGTGGGCAATGTACCCGCTCGGTGCTCTTTCCATCGCTGGTCTTGGGCTGATCGTTTATAACTTTATCGCGATTCGCCCGAAGAAGTTGCTGAACATTGACGTTGTGGAGCAAGTTTCCGAAAAAACGAAGGCATTCCAGATCGATGAAGCCCGTCAAATCTGCGCGGAAAATCCCTCACCGTTGACCAATATTTGTGATGCAGGCTTGGAGCGTGTGACCGAAGATTTTGTCGATGCGGAAGCCATGGAAAAGGCGATGGAAGAAGCTTCTGTGGAAGAGCTTTCTGGTCCGTTTGTCTACATCAACTACCTTTCGGTGGTGGCAAGCCTCTCTCCTATGGTCGGGCTGCTCGGTACGGTTAGCGGTATGGTGAAAGCCTTTAACGCGATTGCCGCTCAAGGGGTAGGTCAGCCACAGGCCCTGGCGAACAATATTTCTGAGGCCCTGATTACGACGGCAACCGGGATGATCGTCGGGATTCCTGCAATGTTCTTCTTCTTCTATTTTAAGAACAAGTATGGGAAGATTACGGCGAGTGTCAGCCGGATCATTGGGGACTTTCATCACGAGTTCGTAGCCGCTCTGAGAAAGAGCCAAGGTTAA